A section of the Pochonia chlamydosporia 170 chromosome 2, whole genome shotgun sequence genome encodes:
- a CDS encoding xylanase 3 (similar to Metarhizium acridum CQMa 102 XP_007807755.1) yields MRLSLSTTASLIALVQSSLVPDSSCDCFLTNSSEPAYFSNHLFFDFRNLASHASVSAAITNPKDTPTAPPTSKYFQSEAWTKSWELQTWSNSKGGGNNFAGDATVLMINSPNNIYIERSTDSATHLTLRTKRLASFQTAAQFQSQSSNYQYLSLRLLARTVGEPGGVSAFFTYRDAGKLADIQEADLEVVTQGPRKNVHCTNQPSYTENGATKPDVTRNATLPRGLGWSDWAVYRLDWTPGASVWYVDGEMIANITFQVPRDAAGINFNSWGDGGSWSGNMSVGAESSLQIQWIEMVFNTTDSKGRSLRRDGSGSAKGGLCGAVCSIDDGAERGKGVTKLWGEKTKSAGVRMEASWCLLVFVVCLVLEFS; encoded by the coding sequence ATGCGCCTCTCCCTCTCCACCACTGCATCTCTCATAGCCCTCGTGCAGTCCTCCCTCGTCCCCGACTCCTCGTGCGACTGCTTCCTCACCAACTCCAGCGAACCGGCCTACTTCTCAAACCACCTCTTCTTCGACTTCCGCAACCTCGCCTCCCACGCCTCCGTCTccgccgccatcaccaacccgAAAGACACGCCAACCGCGCCCCCCACCAGCAAATACTTCCAGTCCGAAGCCTGGACCAAATCATGGGAGCTCCAAACATGGAGCAACTCCAAAGGCGGAGGTAACAACTTCGCCGGCGATGCCACCGTCCTCATGATCAACTCCCCCAACAACATCTACATCGAGCGCAGCACCGACTCCGCCACACACCTCACCCTACGCACGAAGCGGCTGGCGAGCTTCCAAACAGCAGCGCAGTTCCAGTCCCAGAGTTCCAACTACCAGTACCTGTCGCTGCGTCTGCTGGCGCGAACAGTCGGCGAACCAGGCGGCGTATCCGCCTTCTTTACGTATCGCGATGCCGGGAAACTCGCGGACATTCAGGAGGCAGATCTGGAGGTTGTCACGCAAGGGCCGAGGAAGAACGTGCATTGCACGAATCAGCCGTCGTACACGGAGAACGGGGCAACGAAGCCTGATGTCACGAGGAATGCTACCCTGCCGAGAGGGCTGGGGTGGTCGGACTGGGCTGTATACCGGCTGGACTGGACGCCTGGCGCGAGTGTCTGGTATGTCGACGGCGAGATGATTGCCAATATCACGTTTCAGGTGCCCCGTGATGCGGCGGGGATCAACTTCAACTCGTGGGGTGATGGGGGTAGTTGGAGCGGGAATATGAGTGTGGGCGCTGAGTCGAGTTTGCAGATTCAGTGGATTGAGATGGTGTTTAATACGACTGATAGCAAGGGGCGTTCGCTACGGAGGGatggttctggttctgcgAAGGGCGGGTTGTGCGGTGCTGTGTGTAgtattgatgatggtgcggaGAGGGGCAAGGGTGTGACGAAGCTTTGGGGTGAGAAGACGAAGAGTGCGGGTGTGAGGATGGAAGCttcatggtgtttgttggtgtttgtggtttgtttggtgttggagtttTCATGA
- a CDS encoding WW domain-containing protein (similar to Metarhizium acridum CQMa 102 XP_007807756.1) produces MTASPSPERSPAKDSHTRSKSKSPPPSASADPPEPETQTSESDVDSQQEDGEVDEDAPPEEPPLPQEAPPAQDDGWDCQFDPGTQAWFFYNRFTGKTQWDNPRVPSEKPAASASAPVPQSEPPVSGYNPAIHGDYDPNAWYAQKYNQADEPAPLQAQVPSLEDGYTSTAGFNRFTGQFQQEDAGPGRHTDDAKSRRQMNAFFDVDAAANADDGRSLKAERAGKRISKSELKAFKEKRRARKEEKRRAWLRD; encoded by the coding sequence ATgactgcttcgccatcgCCAGAGCGCTCGCCCGCAAAAGACTCCCACACCCGgtccaaatccaaatcaccacctccttcaGCAAGCGCAGACCCTCCAGAGCCGGAAACACAAACTTCCGAATCAGACGTAGATTcccaacaagaagacggTGAAGTCGACGAAGACGCGCCCCCGGAAGAACCACCACTCCCTCAAGAGGCGCCTCCCGCGCAGGACGACGGCTGGGACTGCCAATTCGACCCCGGCACCCAAGCATGGTTCTTCTACAACCGCTTCACCGGCAAAACGCAATGGGACAACCCGCGCGTGCCGTCAGAAAAACctgccgcctccgcctccgcgCCCGTTCCTCAATCTGAACCCCCCGTGAGCGGCTACAACCCCGCCATCCACGGCGACTACGACCCCAACGCGTGGTACGCCCAGAAATACAACCAGGCCGATGAGCCTGCTCCTCTACAGGCGCAGGTGCCCAGCCTAGAAGACGGGTACACGTCCACCGCGGGGTTCAACCGCTTCACGGGCCAGTTTCAGCAGGAGGACGCAGGGCCGGGGCGACACACCGACGACGCAAAGTCGCGGCGGCAGATGAATGCCTTTTTTGACGTAGATGCCGCTGCGAATGCGGACGACGGCCGTAGCTTGAAGGCGGAGAGGGCGGGGAAGCGCATCAGCAAGTCTGAGCTGAAGGCGTTtaaggagaagaggagggcgaggaaggaggagaagagacgGGCTTGGTTGAGGGATTGA
- a CDS encoding armadillo-type fold domain-containing protein (similar to Cordyceps militaris CM01 XP_006668031.1), whose protein sequence is MASTPPDLRVLCRKLTLPPAQLPQSLPLLTRHILHCKQVLSTPQEQKSKHDSPTAQLIHKLRTSITTLLTGRSREARFTAIGLIKAMIDVGGWETLRASEPWVRGLLAIVQKGDALPVKELAVITLTRVYVLLRPYQTLVREIGTPTIPEFVKACLQVVKGSAPFSMAETVCEAFSSLAPLYPTTFRPFGSQIRGAVRGYLAPTLSDGVLVPVSLRRAARKVVISLHCVAAKAGGSEEWAKIVDGLLRELHGTADQVFRAVDESWEGTSGYNRSRVDPEGEPHGGGDSTDQLPAWSGVSSGAERIIGIFAYLSDCLRYATKTPVVIPVSAFMDAISRVCLIAKMSKSQTWEQAVQANAAIGRDEKEELWSVIPDIHISALELLSTMVERFNRAMIPLIPEALDHLVRVFKSGISNPQVRTTGCKLLSSILPLTGPTMSKSTVTMLEPIIAACCRDLQEDAGFLKSQKAASKDKGLANADLFLQPQASTETAVHLDAEHKAIASELLVGLLSHLPQGHLKPTHRGLLDKTAILTRSRDGMLASVLNPYKDQRGRMYPSILPHLSQQYPHDQGVEILRSNLRVGVLGGSDLVAEVAEVEDEEMHEDEHVEEEKGEPLEEIVKPALAASNIELPIQQNVFQGTTPNAFSVAEAIPDSPSKRKHEDASAEPESKRQELDTTAVKAPTPDEDDDSDSDESVHLNMELDDDEDEDEDE, encoded by the coding sequence ATGGCCTCAACACCCCCCGACCTCCGGGTCCTCTGCAGGAAACTCACCCTCCCTCCCGCACAATTACCACAATCCCTCCCCCTCCTAACAAGACACATCCTCCACTGCAAACAAGTCCTGTCCACGCCCCAGGAACAAAAGTCAAAACATGACTCCCCAACCGCGCAGCTCATTCACAAACTCCGAACCAGCATAACCACCCTCCTCACAGGACGGAGTCGCGAAGCACGCTTCACAGCCATTGGACTCATCAAGGCCATGATCGATGTAGGCGGGTGGGAAACACTACGAGCTTCTGAGCCCTGGGTGCGTGGTCTGCTGGCCATTGTGCAGAAGGGCGATGCCCTACCGGTGAAGGAACTGGCGGTGATTACGTTGACGCGCGTGTATGTGCTTCTGCGGCCGTACCAGACGTTGGTTAGGGAGATTGGCACGCCTACGATTCCGGAATTCGTCAAGGCGTGCTTGCAGGTTGTGAAGGGGTCTGCGCCGTTCAGTATGGCTGAGACGGTTTGCGAGGCGTTTTCAAGTCTTGCTCCTTTGTATCCTACTACGTTTCGGCCTTTTGGCTCGCAGATCCGAGGTGCTGTGAGGGGGTATTTGGCGCCGACGCTGTCTGATGGGGTGCTTGTGCCGGTGTCGTTGCGGAGAGCGGCAAGGAAGGTGGTTATTTCGTTGCACTGCGTGGCAGCTAAGGCGGGTGGAAGCGAGGAATGGGCCAAGATTGTGGATGGATTGCTTCGGGAATTGCACGGTACTGCCGACCAGGTGTTCAGGGCTGTTGACGAATCTTGGGAGGGCACATCGGGATATAATCGCTCTCGTGTTGATCCCGAGGGTGAACCgcacggcggcggcgactCTACAGACCAATTACCAGCTTGGTCCGGCGTGAGTTCCGGCGCCGAACGCATAATAGGTATATTCGCCTATCTGTCCGACTGTCTGCGCTATGCTACGAAAACACCCGTCGTTATCCCCGTCAGCGCATTCATGGACGCCATTTCGCGGGTCTGCCTCATCGCGAAGATGTCCAAGAGCCAGACCTGGGAGCAGGCGGTGCAGGCAAACGCCGCTATTGGCCGCgacgaaaaagaagagctgtGGAGCGTCATTCCCGATATCCATATATCAGCGCTGGAACTCCTTTCGACCATGGTCGAGCGGTTCAACCGGGCCATGATTCCGCTCATTCCAGAAGCGCTCGACCATTTAGTCCGGGTATTCAAGTCTGGAATCAGCAACCCACAGGTACGAACCACAGGATGCAAACTACTCAGTAGCATCCTCCCTCTTACAGGGCCAACCATGTCGAAATCAACCGTCACAATGCTAGAACCCATCATCGCCGCCTGCTGTCGCGACTTACAAGAAGACGCGGGGTTTCTCAAATCCCAAAAGGCGGCATCAAAAGACAAGGGTCTCGCGAATGCAGATCTCTTCCTCCAACCGCAGGCTTCTACCGAGACGGCGGTGCATCTAGACGCCGAGCATAAAGCCATTGCTTCGGAACTGCTCGTTGGTCTGCTGTCCCATCTGCCGCAGGGGCATTTGAAACCCACGCACAGAGGTCTTCTTGACAAAACTGCCATTCTTACACGCAGCCGTGACGGCATGCTAGCTAGTGTTCTGAACCCGTATAAGGACCAGCGCGGGAGAATGTACCCCAGCATCTTGCCGCATTTGTCGCAGCAGTACCCCCACGATCAGGGCGTTGAAATTCTGCGGAGTAATCTTCGCGTCGGCGTGTTAGGAGGCAGTGATCTCGTCGCGGAGGtggcggaggtggaggacgaagaaatgcatgaggatgagcatgttgaggaagagaaaggtGAACCTCtggaggagattgtgaaACCTGCACTGGCAGCTTCAAATATCGAGCTTCCGATTCAACAGAATGTGTTTCAGGGCACGACACCAAATGCGTTTAGTGTGGCGGAAGCTATACCTGACTCTCCTTCAAAGAGAAAGCATGAAGATGCTAGTGCGGAGCCGGAGTCGAAGCGTCAGGAATTAGATACGACTGCTGTGAAAGCGCCTACTcctgatgaggacgatgacaGCGACAGCGATGAAAGCGTCCATTTAAACATGGAgctggacgacgatgaagacgaagatgaagatgagtAG
- a CDS encoding filamentation protein (similar to Coccidioides immitis RS XP_001242111.1): protein MNPKAASYIDQLNSARCEGNWEAVPELVRKVRKHAPERQSLTLAAETEAAISQATSSGARPSAAQTAQDLDVASRFPKLAAAIEEEHHHHEDRFQAKVCTGWLHWVVGEYHHALSTLPSSLEAEGISQERTDTISEWTNLCALKSAYLKANCLMRNDQRAAALSALQSATPSLNGVWCGHGVRKQLRYWSELFLTEYCMLSSQAVENEELNLDDPNSLASFRAWARYWDVMGAPITGGFGFKGSVPRRRIWAEYYEALSRILENDLAYVGGHVDTISPDLSARAQLRLEIKQTEAAYRALILTETTFPRADEDREEVEDFVKRVMANWTILCGRGWREQDLGPGGRAALSRNVLETLYSAATRTYHSTSILRSLFSVHLALAEFDLAFKAFDSYLDIVKKGKARVDKTGHEEASLDDDGTVLETIAQAVMALCRYGHQSAGEKARQLGAELEDWLSRLPHTKSTENGVAPHDQEPRMELRTLVAPNIIALSWQAIGLSHAHWSRITHEAASRTEIQSKAIRCIRKSLAAEFGRSKDIRSFFSLALLLAERRELTAAIELVRSALLCNKGQEERYSLYHGPYWQERTLIPVWHLLALLLSARQDYTMAARACEGALEQFGDSTILFGKTEAHCRSDHLKDVEVNGNSELHPPGLVDDMEDSEKESILEVKMTQLALVELVEGPDAAVNASYELLSLFSRLFGTFPAQPSIKSPTPSLPPKTSGTIRSIRGSIFGGKTDRSRPPTRQPSSSTVSEKSGVPTSRPATSHSSRTATPAIQVTDEKENVNGTGSTSRRGSTHRQRSNSRRRNSLKKRDRSGSRTRPVTAIATSHQPTMLDGETFFTPTTEGDSPDFFNLNKLPVARAPSLTRGKTVSSVHSVMTATSKSSDVTELTVDVTHASPNLLPLIQFSKEKAKAQKISLLIKIWLSIAGFYRRASMLDDGKAAVLEAQKLLAGMESEAARDQANTGATKGLGWAERKSMDDLWGDVWSELGLLGVAKGLPFEAKSDFETALTHSPDHAAATVGLSNILLDIFSEKVLPPPTMPALDGLDHNEKEGFQPPNQTYHKRFAGTLPSSPLGLGPSIAAPISSLTLEDTVAKSKHDQLPVPYKATYLPLVDRLAARERAFTLLSGLTRLGNGWDNSEAWFALARAHEESGQPDKAKEVLWWCVELEEAMGVREWRCLGNGGYII, encoded by the exons ATGAAT CCCAAAGCCGCAAGCTATATCGACCAGCTCAACAGCGCTCGGTGCGAGGGAAACTGGGAAGCTGTGCCCGAGCTGGTGCGCAAGGTTCGCAAGCATGCTCCCGAAAGACAAT CCCTCACTCTTGCTGCCGAGACGGAAGCCGCCATCTCTCAGGCCACATCATCCGGCGCTCGACCCTCTGCTGCCCAAACTGCCCAAGACCTCGACGTTGCTAGCCGGTTTCCCAAATTAGCTGCCGCCATTGAGGAggagcatcaccatcatgaaGATAGATTTCAAGCCAAGGTCTGCACGGGTTGGCTGCATTGGGTGGTCGGTGAATACCACCATGCCTTGTCAACCCTCCCCAGCAGTCTTGAGGCCGAGGGCATCTCACAGGAACGAACCGATACAATTTCAGAATGGACCAACCTCTGTGCTCTCAAGTCTGCTTACCTAAAGGCCAATTGTCTAATGCGAAACGATCAGAGGGCCGCTGCACTCTCCGCCCTACAATCTGCGACGCCTTCATTGAATGGAGTGTGGTGTGGCCATGGCGTCCGCAAGCAGCTCCGATACTGGTCCGAATTATTCCTAACAGAGTATTGCATGCTGTCCAGCCAGGCTGTAGAGAACGAAGAGCTGAATCTTGATGACCCCAACTCCCTGGCCAGTTTCCGTGCCTGGGCCAGATACTGGGACGTAATGGGTGCGCCGATCACTGGCGGATTTGGCTTCAAAGGTTCCGTTCCTCGACGAAGAATATGGGCTGAATACTATGAGGCACTTTCTCGTATTTTAGAAAACGACTTGGCCTATGTAGGCGGCCATGTCGACACCATTTCGCCAGACTTGTCCGCTCGCGCTCAACTTCGGCTGGAGATCAAGCAGACTGAGGCTGCCTATCGGGCGCTCATTCTGACTGAGACAACGTTCCCAAGAGCAGACGAAGATCGGGAAGAAGTAGAAGACTTTGTGAAGCGGGTGATGGCCAACTGGACAATTCTTTGCGGCCGAGGCTGGCGAGAGCAAGATCTTGGTCCGGGCGGCCGCGCTGCGCTAAGTCGCAATGTTCTCGAGACGTTGTATAGTGCTGCAACTCGGACATATCATTCTACCTCGATTCTGCGATCGTTATTCAGCGTCCACCTTGCCTTGGCAGAATTCGACCTTGCCTTCAAAGCATTCGACTCGTACCTGGACATTGTGAAGAAGGGCAAAGCACGCGTGGACAAGACGGGACACGAGGAAGCGAGCTTGGATGACGACGGCACAGTGCTGGAAACCATAGCGCAAGCTGTAATGGCCTTATGTCGTTACGGGCATCAAAGCGCAGGAGAGAAGGCTCGTCAGCTGGGTGCAGAACTGGAAGACTGGCTATCAAGGCTGCCACATACAAAATCCACTGAAAACGGAGTCGCACCGCATGATCAGGAACCTAGAATGGAGTTGAGGACGCTTGTTGCACCGAATATCATTGCCCTGTCCTGGCAAGCCATCGGCTTGTCCCATGCTCACTGGTCCAGAATTACCCATGAAGCAGCTTCGAGAACCGAAATCCAATCAAAGGCTATACGCTGTATTCGTAAGTCTCTGGCTGCAGAGTTTGGCCGTTCCAAGGATATCAGGAGTTTCTTTAGTCTGGCCCTCCTGCTTGCCGAGAGACGGGAACTTACGGCTGCCATCGAGCTGGTTCGATCTGCGTTGCTGTGTAATAAGGGCCAGGAGGAACGTTACAGTCTTTACCACGGGCCATATTGGCAAGAGCGGACCTTGATTCCCGTGTGGCATCTGCTGGCACTACTTTTGAGTGCCAGGCAAGACTACACCATGGCTGCTCGGGCATGCGAAGGCGCCTTGGAACAATTTGGGGATTCCACCATTCTCTTTGGTAAGACCGAAGCACACTGCCGTAGCGACCATCTGAAAGATGTCGAAGTTAATGGTAATTCGGAACTGCATCCTCCAGGTCTAGtcgacgacatggaggattCTGAGAAGGAAAGCATCTTGGAGGTCAAGATGACACAATTGGCACTCGTTGAACTTGTTGAGGGACCAGATGCAGCTGTCAACGCCAGCTACGAGCTGCTCTCACTGTTCTCACGCCTATTCGGCACGTTTCCTGCtcagccatccatcaaatcccCTACCCCGTCGCTGCCACCAAAAACTTCAGGCACTATTCGAAGCATCCGGGGCAGCATCTTTGGAGGCAAGACAGATCGATCTAGACcgccaaccagacaacccAGCAGTAGTACCGTGAGCGAGAAATCCGGTGTGCCAACTTCGAGACCCGCAACGTCCCACAGCTCTCGTACAGCAACTCCGGCAATTCAAGTgacggatgagaaggaaaatGTCAATGGCACTGGCAGTACCTCGCGACGTGGTAGCACCCACAGACAGCGAAGCAACTCCAGGCGGAGAAACAGTTTGAAAAAGAGGGACAGAAGTGGCAGTCGAACCAGACCGGTAACGGCTATTGCAACCTCTCACCAGCCCACCATGTTGGATGGAGAGACCTTCTTTACTCCAACGACAGAAGGTGACTCGCCCGATTTTTTCAATCTGAACAAATTGCCTGTTGCACGAGCCCCTTCCTTGACCCGTGGCAAGACCGTGTCCTCTGTGCACTCAGTTATGACGGCTACATCAAAGTCATCTGATGTTACAGAACTGACTGTTGATGTTACCCATGCGTCTCCCAATTTACTGCCTCTCATACAATTTTCGaaagaaaaggcaaaagcCCAAAAGATTTCTCTATTAATCAAAATCTGGCTTTCCATTGCTGGCTTCTATCGTCGAGCTTCCATGTTAGATGATGGTAAAGCTGCGGTTCTGGAGGCACAAAAACTTTTGGCGGGCATGGAGTCTGAGGCTGCGAGAGACCAAGCTAACACAGGTGCAACGAAGGGACTCGGCTGGGCTGAGAGAAAGAGCATGGACGACCTCTGGGGCGATGTGTGGTCCGAG CTCGGCCTCTTGGGCGTCGCAAAGGGCCTTCCATTTGAAGCAAAGTCGGACTTTGAAACAGCGCTCACGCACTCGCCTGACCATGCTGCAGCCACTGTTGGACTATCCAATATTCTCTTGGACATTTTCAGCGAGAAGGtgcttcctcctccgacCATGCCGGCTCTAGATGGGTTGGATCACAATGAAAAGGAGGGATTTCAgccaccaaaccaaacataCCACAAACGATTTGCTGGCACCCTGCCGTCATCGCCGCTTGGTCTTGGGCCGTCTATTGCGGCACCCATTTCTTCATTGACACTTGAGGACACGGTAGCTAAAAGCAAGCATGATCAACTACCTGTGCCATACAAAGCCACTTATCTGCCACTGGTAGATCGTCTTGCTGCGAGGGAGCGCGCCTTTACACTTCTCTCGGGATTGACCCGGTTGGGTAATGGCTGGGACAATTCTGAAGCATGGTTCGCTTTGGCTCGAGCTCACGAAGAGAGCGGACAGCcggacaaggccaaagaagTGTTATGGTGGTGTGTGGAGCTGGAAGAGGCCATGGGCGTGCGCGAGTGGCGATGCCTAGGCAATGGCGGTTATATAATTTGA
- a CDS encoding whi5 like domain-containing protein: MPSSPTKQRAALAPLDANAKPSLPSPKMSKDGTTPIIPLTGGSSPLKKSFSPSVTSGTKRSAEAMTSPGTKKPCIQENTRSRTTSPASPSLFDTSTEGDSWATTTTEPEIGIVSDAPALLAPRQRGSLTREQAREKAEILRLRLGLASYKVRTGQTTVPLADLQRKPLPRKTVRVQSPREDASQSWRRSNSPASVSGLVGLAMGDS; this comes from the exons ATGCCCTCCTCACCCACAAAGCAACGCGCCGCCCTCGCACCCCTCGACGCGAACGCCAAACCCTCACTCCCATCTCCCAAAATGTCCAAAGATGGAACCACGCCTATCATCCCCCTAACCGGCGGCTCATCCCCCCTCAAGAAGAGCTTCTCACCGTCCGTCACAAGCGGCACCAAGCGCTCCGCCGAGGCCATGACCTCCCCGGGGACCAAAAAGCCGTGTATACAAGAG AACACGCGCTCACGAACTACATCCCCCGCCTCGCCATCCCTCTTCGACACCTCCACGGAAGGCGACTCATGGgccaccacgaccacggAGCCCGAGATCGGTATTGTAAGCGACGCGCCGGCCTTGTTGGCGCCCCGACAACGAGGTAGTTTGACGAGAGAGCAAGCCAGAGAG AAGGCGGAAATACTACGACTGAGACTCGGCCTCGCGAGCTACAAGGTGCGCACGGGACAAACGACCGTGCCGCTGGCAGATCTTCAGCGTAAACCGCTGCCCAGGAAGACGGTGCGCGTGCAGTCACCTCGGGAGGACGCGTCGCAGTCGTGGAGACGGTCGAATTCACCTGCCAGTGTGAGTGGGCTGGTTGGTCTTGCTATGGGGGATTCATAG
- a CDS encoding aspartyl aminopeptidase (similar to Aspergillus terreus NIH2624 XP_001209004.1) has translation MAPPKAALDFVDFVNDSPTPYHATQCAAERFEKAGFKLIRERDSWASTIQPGGKYYLTRNGSSIVAFAVGRKWRPGNPVAIVGAHTDSCCLRLKPVSKKTNVGYLQVGVEAYGGGIWHSWFDRDLSIAGRVLVKEGDNFVQKLIKIDKPLLRIPTLAIHLHRQSSFDPNKESELFPIAGLAEAELNKSAGDDAPAQTEEEDFKPLANMAERHHPAVLDVIAAELNAKVTDIVDFELVLYDTQKSCIGGLKDELIFSPRLDNLGMTYCSVMGLISSVRNNDSLNEDSTIRMTVCFDHEEIGSQSAQGAHSNLLPAVIRRLSSLPGNRDASSDGSYEAVHHEGEESTAYEQTLSRSFLVSADMAHAVHPNYAGKYESSHQPAMNKGTVIKINANQRYATNSPGIVLVQECARLAGVPLQLFVVRNDSPCGSTIGPGLAARLGMRTLDLGNPQLSMHSIRETGGSADVEFAVKLFDEFFSSYGRLESKILVD, from the exons ATGGCCCCACCCAAGGctgccctcgactttgtcgactttgtcaaTGATTCTCCCACTC CTTACCATGCCACTCAGTGCGCCGCCGAACGATTCGAAAAAGCTGGCTTCAAGCTGATCCGTGAACGCGACTCGTGGGCCTCGACCATCCAGCCCGGCGGCAAGTACTACCTCACCCGCAACGGCTCGTCCATCGTCGCCTTTGCCGTCGGCCGCAAGTGGCGCCCCGGAAACCCAgtcgccattgttggcgcCCACACCGATTCCTGCTGCCTGCGTCTCAAGCCCGtctccaagaagaccaaCGTCGGCTATCTCCAGGTCGGTGTCGAGGCATATGGCGGCGGTATCTGGCACTCGTGGTTCGACCGTGACTTGAGCATCGCGGGCCGGGTCCTGGTCAAGGAGGGCGACAACTTCGtccagaagctcatcaagattgacaagCCTCTGCTGCGCATTCCCACGTTGGCGATTCACCTTCACCGGCAATCTAGCTTTGACCCCAACAAGGAGAGCGAGCTGTTCCCCATTGCTGGTCTGGCGGAAGCCGAGCTGAATAAGAGCGCTGGTGACGATGCTCCAGCGCAgactgaggaggaggacttcAAGCCCCTCGCGAATATGGCCGAGCGCCATCACCCTGCTGTTCTGGATGTCATTGCGGCCGAGCTCAACGCCAAGGTTACTGACATTGTCGACTTTGAGCTGGTGCTTTACGATACGCAGAAATCTTGCATTGGTGGTCTAAAGGACGAGCTCATCTTCTCACCGCGCCTCGATAACCTGGGCATGACATACTGCTCCGTCATGGGTCTCATTTCGTCTGTCCGCAACAACGACTCGCTGAATGAAGACTCGACCATCCGCATGACTGTTTGCTTCGACCATGAGGAAATTGGCTCGCAGTCTGCTCAGGGTGCCCACTCGAATTTGCTGCCAGCCGTCATCCGCCGTCTGTCATCTCTGCCCGGGAACCGAGATGCCTCGAGCGACGGCAGCTACGAAGCCGTCCACCACGAGGGAGAGGAGTCGACCGCCTATGAGCAGACTCTCTCACGGTCATTCCTCGTTTCCGCCGATATGGCCCACGCGGTTCATCCCAACTACGCCGGAAAGTACGAGTCCTCGCACCAACCTGCCATGAACAAGGGCACTGTGATCAAGATCAATGCCAACCAGCGATATGCCACCAACTCACCGGGCATCGTCTTGGTGCAGGAGTGCGCCCGTCTTGCCGGTGTGCCTCTTCAGCTGTTTGTGGTTCGCAACGACTCCCCGTGCGGTAGCACCATTGGACCCGGGCTAGCTGCCAGACTGGGTATGCGAACTCTCGACTTGGGTAACCCGCAGCTGAGCATGCACAGTATCCGTGAGACGGGTGGCTCTGCTGATGTTGAATTTGCGGTCAAGTTGTTTGATGAGTTCTTTAGTAGTTATGGCCGTTTGGAGTCCAAGATTCTCGTGGACTAA
- a CDS encoding RTA1 like protein family (similar to Metarhizium acridum CQMa 102 XP_007807762.1): MSRQLPPGVKAFGPNANCTLDTCPAEWSIYGFRPSLGANTAFLVLFILVGGIHGYLGYRWRSWGFMSGMILGCLSEVIGYAGRIMLYNNPFSFVGFMVQIVCLTIAPVFYTASIYVTLSKTIIHFAPDLSRFNPQLFYWIFIPFDVVCLVLQAAGGALSTNSNGDNQIGVNVSMAGLALQVIILTAFVGCFADYMIRYLRSGRAKSFGWRLNAFFLGLSTSILLILARCAFRVAELRDGYDGELIREEIPFIILEGVLIVLAVVALCFGHPGLVFGREQPRKSSHDSEESGACTPERK, translated from the exons GGCTTCCGCCCCTCGTTGGGTGCTAATACCGCATTCCTCGTCTTATTCATCCTCGTTGGCGGCATACACGGATACCTTGGCTACCGATGGAGAAGCTGGGGCTTCATGAGCGGTATGATTCTCGGGTGTTTGAGTGAGGTGATAGGCTATGCGGGGCGAATAATGCTCTACAATAATCCTTTCTCTTTCGTGGGATTCATGGTTCAAATCG TATGCCTCACCATCGCGCCCGTCTTCTACACCGCATCCATCTACGTCACTCTCTCCAAGACGATCATACACTTCGCCCCAGATCTGTCCCGCTTCAACCCCCAGCTCTTCTACTGGATCTTCATCCCCTTCGACGTCGTGTGCCTGGTTCTCCAAGCCGCTGGCGGCGCCCTGtccaccaactccaacggCGACAACCAAATCGGCGTGAACGTCTCCATGGCCGGTCTGGCGCTGCAGGTCATTATCCTGACCGCATTTGTGGGCTGCTTCGCCGACTACATGATTCGGTACCTGCGGTCCGGCCGCGCAAAGTCCTTTGGCTGGCGCCTCAATGCCTTTTTCCTGGGTCTTTCCACGTCCATTCTGCTTATTCTTGCTCGTTGCGCATTCCGTGTCGCTGAGCTGAGGGACGGATACGATGGAGAGTTGATCCGTGAGGAAATTCCCTTCATTATTCTTGAGGGTGTTCTTATTgtgcttgctgttgttgctttgtGCTTTGGGCATCCTGGGCTGGTGTTTGGCCGGGAGCAGCCGAGGAAGAGCTCTCATGACAGTGAGGAGAGTGGTGCTTGCACGCCTGAGCGGAAGTAG